In Candidatus Desulfofervidus auxilii, one genomic interval encodes:
- a CDS encoding FecCD family ABC transporter permease, with amino-acid sequence MDKKRIPWFLFILLFSIMLLVVSVVSFSVGTSHITFRKIISTILNGKQTITHTILFDIRLPRILLAFAIGGALSIAGVILQAMFRNPLVEPYTLGISGGAALFVSLNIALKLNQRFGLLSLPTSGILGSIAVILILYVLSVKKGVLKIQGLLLTGVMISFISSSLIMLIMAVSHTEGLHRIVFWIMGSLEESNSLLLKLMLLVSFLGLGISYLFCFDLNALSLGEEEALHLGINVERTKKFLFVVASMLTGFSVSIAGIIGFVGLFVPHFVRMMVGIDHRILLISAFLCGASFLILCDTLARIIISPLELPVGVITGIVGGGLFIYALTKKKYA; translated from the coding sequence ATGGATAAAAAACGCATCCCTTGGTTTCTTTTTATTTTACTCTTTAGTATAATGCTTTTAGTAGTAAGTGTAGTTTCTTTTTCTGTAGGCACCAGTCATATTACTTTCAGGAAGATCATTTCTACCATTTTAAATGGAAAGCAAACAATAACACATACTATCCTTTTTGATATTCGTCTACCCCGCATACTACTAGCTTTTGCTATTGGAGGGGCATTGAGTATTGCCGGTGTTATCTTACAAGCTATGTTTCGGAATCCATTGGTTGAGCCTTATACATTGGGTATATCTGGAGGGGCTGCCTTATTTGTATCTTTAAACATCGCCCTTAAGCTAAATCAAAGATTTGGCCTTTTGTCTCTACCAACTTCAGGAATTTTAGGTTCAATTGCGGTTATTTTAATACTCTATGTCTTAAGTGTCAAAAAGGGAGTGTTAAAAATACAGGGGTTATTACTTACAGGTGTGATGATAAGCTTCATCTCATCTTCACTTATTATGCTCATTATGGCTGTATCTCATACAGAAGGCCTTCATAGGATTGTATTCTGGATTATGGGGTCTTTAGAAGAATCTAATTCATTACTTTTAAAATTAATGCTTCTAGTATCTTTTTTGGGATTGGGTATCTCTTATCTTTTTTGTTTTGACCTAAATGCCCTTTCTTTAGGAGAAGAAGAAGCCCTCCATTTAGGTATAAATGTAGAAAGGACCAAAAAGTTTCTTTTTGTCGTAGCATCAATGCTTACGGGCTTTAGTGTCTCAATTGCAGGGATTATTGGTTTCGTGGGTCTATTTGTCCCTCATTTCGTCCGGATGATGGTGGGAATTGACCATCGTATCTTACTTATCAGTGCCTTTCTTTGTGGTGCAAGTTTTTTAATCCTCTGTGACACATTGGCCAGGATAATTATTTCTCCTCTGGAGTTACCAGTAGGAGTAATTACAGGAATAGTGGGAGGAGGGCTCTTTATTTATGCCCTAACCAAAAAGAAATATGCTTGA
- a CDS encoding ABC transporter substrate-binding protein yields the protein MRKSKLFFLILLVLCFNTTVFSQDAPNRIISLGPSLTEELYLLGAEGKIIGCTTYCKCPKEKVGNVIEVNVEKILSLKPDLVLATSLTNQRDIEKLRSLGVNVITFKTPRNFSEICEQFLRLARIVRKEQKAKEIIKQANTEIEVIKKRIKDLPRPRVFIQIGARPLFTATKDLFINDLIELAGGINIASSKTGLYSRERVIEDNPDVIIIVTMGIAGEREKRQWESYKVVEAVKRKRIYFIDSEKVCNATPLSFIEALKEIVKLIHPEIKDG from the coding sequence ATGAGAAAGTCAAAATTATTTTTCTTAATACTTTTAGTTTTATGCTTTAATACTACAGTTTTCTCTCAAGATGCCCCTAACAGGATAATTTCATTAGGGCCATCCCTAACAGAAGAACTCTATCTTTTAGGGGCTGAGGGAAAAATTATAGGCTGTACTACATATTGTAAATGCCCTAAGGAAAAGGTAGGGAATGTAATAGAGGTAAATGTAGAAAAGATCTTGAGCCTTAAACCAGATTTGGTTCTGGCTACCTCCCTCACCAATCAAAGAGATATAGAGAAATTGAGGTCTTTGGGAGTAAATGTAATCACCTTTAAAACGCCAAGGAATTTTTCTGAAATCTGTGAGCAATTTTTGAGATTGGCAAGGATAGTAAGAAAAGAACAAAAGGCAAAAGAAATAATAAAGCAGGCAAATACGGAAATTGAAGTCATAAAGAAAAGAATAAAAGATTTGCCAAGGCCGAGGGTCTTTATCCAGATAGGGGCAAGACCCCTTTTTACTGCTACAAAAGACTTATTTATTAATGACTTAATTGAACTGGCAGGTGGGATAAACATCGCCTCTTCTAAGACCGGCCTCTATAGTCGAGAGAGGGTAATTGAAGACAATCCTGATGTAATTATTATTGTAACTATGGGAATTGCTGGAGAAAGAGAGAAAAGGCAGTGGGAAAGTTATAAGGTAGTTGAGGCAGTGAAAAGAAAAAGGATTTATTTTATTGATTCTGAGAAGGTTTGTAATGCCACTCCTTTAAGCTTTATAGAGGCATTAAAGGAGATAGTAAAACTTATTCACCCTGAAATAAAAGATGGATAA
- a CDS encoding diphthine--ammonia ligase, translated as MKAFISWSGGKESCLSCYEAMQSKDIEVSYLLNMISEDGRRSRSHGISVELLRVQSEAMGIPILQIRSSWEDYEKRFKRAVLELKEKGIEAGIFGDIDLEQHRAWVERVCKEMGIKAILPLWGREREDILKEFINLGFEAIVVATSFDKNWLGRKIDKKFLQELKTLEEIDLCGENGEYHTFVTDGPIFKKRIKILETKIVNQGKNLFLDILSYFIEVK; from the coding sequence ATGAAGGCATTTATCTCTTGGAGTGGAGGGAAAGAAAGTTGCCTCTCCTGTTATGAGGCAATGCAAAGTAAAGATATAGAGGTTTCCTATTTATTAAATATGATTTCAGAGGATGGCAGGCGCTCTCGCTCCCATGGAATTTCTGTAGAGCTTTTAAGGGTGCAGTCAGAGGCCATGGGAATTCCTATATTGCAGATAAGGTCTTCTTGGGAAGACTATGAAAAGAGATTTAAAAGGGCCGTTTTAGAGTTAAAGGAGAAAGGTATTGAGGCAGGTATATTTGGAGATATTGACTTGGAACAGCATAGGGCTTGGGTAGAAAGGGTATGCAAAGAGATGGGTATTAAGGCCATCTTACCCTTATGGGGTAGAGAAAGGGAGGATATCCTTAAAGAATTTATCAATCTGGGCTTTGAGGCCATTGTAGTGGCTACCTCTTTTGATAAAAACTGGCTGGGAAGGAAAATAGATAAGAAATTTTTGCAGGAGCTTAAGACTTTAGAAGAAATTGACCTTTGTGGAGAAAATGGTGAATACCATACATTTGTTACAGATGGCCCTATCTTTAAAAAGAGGATAAAAATACTAGAGACAAAGATAGTTAATCAAGGTAAAAACCTGTTTTTAGATATCTTGAGCTATTTTATTGAAGTAAAATGA
- a CDS encoding asparagine synthase-related protein, whose protein sequence is MKGIIFELKRRLIEAVKRNPAEGLLFSGGLDSAILAAISSQAKAITISLESYGEDIKYANLCAKKFNLKHYHKRITTNEAIDAIAEVIKILKSFDPAIPNDIVVYFGLKFAKEMGIKKMGTGDGSDELFAGYSFMKDINNLSHYIEYISHSMQFSSNEIGRFFGIEIIQPYLDKKFIEFSLGISPRLKIKREKGKIWGKWILRKAFEDALPREIIWQDKRPLEYGSGMTKLRECISSRISDEEFENKKRNYPIKFINKEHLYYYEVYRNIIGKIPKPKLGQKACPACGAGIRPEARHCWVCGWSAISLNLI, encoded by the coding sequence ATGAAGGGCATAATTTTTGAACTAAAGAGGAGGCTGATTGAGGCAGTAAAGAGAAATCCTGCTGAAGGGTTGCTTTTTTCTGGAGGTTTGGATTCTGCTATCCTGGCTGCTATTTCTTCTCAAGCAAAGGCAATTACTATAAGCCTTGAGTCATACGGAGAGGATATAAAGTATGCAAACTTATGTGCAAAGAAATTTAATCTTAAGCATTATCATAAAAGAATAACTACCAATGAGGCCATAGATGCCATTGCTGAAGTAATAAAAATCCTTAAAAGTTTTGATCCTGCTATACCCAATGATATAGTTGTTTATTTTGGTCTAAAATTCGCCAAAGAAATGGGTATTAAAAAGATGGGCACAGGAGATGGGAGTGATGAACTTTTTGCTGGCTATAGCTTTATGAAAGATATAAACAATCTAAGCCATTATATTGAATACATCTCCCATTCTATGCAGTTTAGTTCTAATGAAATAGGTAGATTTTTTGGAATAGAGATAATTCAGCCTTATCTTGATAAGAAATTTATAGAATTTTCTTTAGGCATATCTCCAAGGCTAAAGATAAAAAGGGAGAAGGGGAAGATATGGGGTAAATGGATTTTACGTAAGGCATTTGAAGATGCTTTACCAAGAGAGATTATCTGGCAAGATAAAAGGCCATTAGAATACGGTTCGGGCATGACTAAGTTAAGAGAGTGCATTAGCTCAAGGATCTCTGATGAGGAATTTGAGAATAAGAAGAGAAATTATCCAATAAAATTTATTAATAAAGAGCACCTTTATTACTACGAAGTTTATAGGAATATAATAGGTAAAATTCCTAAACCAAAACTTGGCCAAAAGGCCTGCCCAGCCTGTGGAGCAGGAATTAGACCTGAGGCAAGGCACTGTTGGGTTTGTGGGTGGAGTGCCATATCTCTTAATCTAATATGA
- the cobD gene encoding threonine-phosphate decarboxylase CobD, which produces MDNLGFLHGGNIYEVRRKYKGEIIDFSANINPLGLSKKAKEVILKNLDKISYYPDPKAETLIRKIAQYWGISEESILLGNGSVNLIYLITFAYRPKTALIPEPTFSEYERASKNSGSEVKFLSLKEDEEFRLRYSSIPKADMIFICNPNNPTGNIVVEKSSIEKMPAKLVVIDEAFMDFLPNEMDYTLVWHASKNENIIVLRSFTKFFALPGLRIGYLISHPKTVKRLKRVQPPWEINILAQLTAEAVLDDREYIKETHKIISRERKFLFEELKRIEGLRPYPSVTNFLLIKIEKGNINSNILMKEVIKKGILLRNCSNFRTLGNKFIRIAVRSHKENLYLLKTLKEIL; this is translated from the coding sequence ATGGATAATTTAGGCTTTTTGCATGGTGGCAATATCTATGAGGTAAGGAGGAAATACAAAGGGGAAATAATAGATTTTAGCGCAAATATCAATCCATTAGGATTAAGCAAAAAGGCAAAGGAAGTCATTTTAAAGAATCTCGATAAGATTTCCTATTATCCTGACCCAAAGGCAGAGACACTGATTAGAAAAATTGCCCAATATTGGGGGATAAGTGAGGAAAGCATCCTTTTAGGCAATGGTTCTGTTAACCTTATCTATCTCATTACATTTGCCTATAGGCCAAAAACTGCCCTTATTCCTGAACCTACATTTTCAGAATATGAAAGGGCTAGCAAAAATTCAGGAAGCGAGGTCAAATTTTTAAGTCTTAAAGAAGATGAGGAATTTAGGCTCAGATATTCCTCTATTCCCAAAGCAGATATGATTTTTATTTGCAATCCTAACAATCCTACAGGAAACATAGTTGTTGAAAAGTCTAGCATAGAGAAAATGCCTGCAAAATTGGTTGTCATAGATGAGGCGTTTATGGATTTCTTGCCCAATGAGATGGATTATACACTTGTATGGCATGCCTCAAAGAATGAGAATATTATAGTGCTTAGAAGCTTTACAAAGTTCTTTGCGTTGCCCGGCCTAAGGATAGGCTATCTCATTTCCCATCCAAAGACAGTTAAAAGGCTAAAAAGGGTTCAACCCCCATGGGAGATAAATATCCTTGCCCAATTGACCGCAGAGGCCGTCTTGGATGATAGGGAATATATTAAAGAAACGCACAAAATTATAAGCAGGGAAAGGAAGTTTTTGTTTGAGGAATTAAAGAGAATTGAAGGACTAAGACCTTATCCTTCGGTAACAAATTTCCTTTTAATAAAGATAGAAAAGGGCAATATAAACTCAAATATCTTAATGAAGGAAGTTATTAAAAAGGGAATTCTTTTAAGGAACTGTAGTAATTTCCGCACTTTAGGCAATAAATTTATCCGTATAGCTGTGCGCTCTCATAAGGAAAATTTGTATCTTTTAAAAACTCTAAAAGAGATTTTATGA
- the cbiB gene encoding adenosylcobinamide-phosphate synthase CbiB, with amino-acid sequence MYILIFSYLADLIFGDPEGFPHPVRGIGRLIGLLDNRLRGGSGKRKERIKGVILSLSVTGATFIIAYLLIELSRRLNPLLGVFVSIYLGYTTISTKDLRVKAKVILREIEMNNISKARKRLSHIVGRDTKDLSREEIIIASLESIAENTNDGIIAPLFYLTLGGPVWAMVYKAVNTLDSMVGYKNEKYIHFGWFSAKLDDFFNFIPARISGILISLASFIAGKDFKNSFKILLRDGRRHPSPNSGVSEAAMAGALGIKMGGPSFYEGKEVFKPYIGEKIREIHPFLINEALNISFIASILMLCMGAFFIWII; translated from the coding sequence ATGTACATATTAATTTTTTCTTACCTAGCTGACTTAATCTTCGGAGACCCTGAGGGGTTCCCCCACCCTGTAAGGGGCATAGGGAGGCTAATAGGCCTATTGGATAATCGATTAAGGGGAGGGAGTGGAAAGCGGAAAGAGCGAATAAAAGGGGTGATATTATCCCTTTCGGTAACTGGGGCAACCTTTATTATTGCCTATTTACTTATAGAATTATCAAGGAGGCTTAATCCTCTGCTGGGTGTTTTTGTCTCAATTTATTTAGGCTATACCACTATCTCCACAAAGGACTTGAGAGTCAAGGCAAAGGTAATTTTAAGGGAGATAGAAATGAATAATATTTCTAAGGCACGTAAAAGACTCTCCCATATTGTGGGAAGAGACACCAAGGATTTGAGTAGAGAGGAGATAATAATAGCCAGTTTAGAAAGTATAGCTGAAAATACCAATGACGGCATTATAGCGCCACTTTTTTATTTGACATTGGGAGGGCCAGTTTGGGCCATGGTCTATAAGGCAGTAAATACGCTTGACTCTATGGTGGGCTATAAAAATGAAAAATATATCCATTTTGGCTGGTTTTCTGCAAAATTGGATGATTTTTTTAATTTTATCCCTGCTCGCATATCAGGTATCTTAATTTCATTGGCCTCTTTTATTGCTGGTAAGGATTTCAAAAATTCTTTCAAGATTTTGCTTAGAGATGGCAGAAGACACCCTTCACCAAATAGTGGTGTTTCAGAGGCAGCTATGGCTGGTGCCTTAGGCATAAAGATGGGTGGACCTTCCTTTTATGAAGGTAAGGAGGTCTTTAAACCTTATATTGGAGAAAAGATAAGAGAAATACACCCCTTTCTTATCAATGAGGCGCTAAACATAAGCTTTATCGCTTCTATCTTGATGCTCTGTATGGGGGCATTTTTTATATGGATAATTTAG
- the cobS gene encoding adenosylcobinamide-GDP ribazoletransferase, whose protein sequence is MKKILIALQFLTIFPVKIKSIKEEEFGKSLLYFPIVGALIGIVLALALFVLDFLPNLIKCSLILIISIVISGGIHLEGFSDTCDGLYGGRCKEEILDIMRDSHIGAIGAIGLVCILLLKLSLFLSIPKEILWRSLILMCLFSRWVQVLVCYISKYARKEGKAKYFVEYASRKEFLISSLFTLAAFLFLLKIEGIVLFFISLLPIWVFITYVKKKIDGVTGDTIGATSEIAEVSILFFIISLRYVHINFFLPS, encoded by the coding sequence GTGAAAAAAATCCTCATTGCTTTACAATTTTTAACTATTTTTCCTGTGAAAATCAAATCTATAAAAGAAGAGGAATTTGGTAAATCACTTCTCTATTTTCCTATAGTAGGGGCATTAATAGGTATAGTATTGGCCTTAGCCCTATTTGTCCTTGATTTCTTGCCAAATTTAATAAAATGCAGCTTAATTCTAATAATTTCAATAGTTATATCAGGTGGGATACACCTAGAGGGATTTTCTGATACCTGCGATGGTCTTTATGGGGGAAGATGCAAAGAAGAGATATTAGATATTATGCGGGATAGCCACATAGGGGCTATAGGGGCAATTGGGCTTGTATGCATTTTGCTTTTAAAACTTTCTTTATTTTTGAGTATTCCCAAAGAAATTTTATGGAGGTCGCTAATCTTAATGTGCCTATTTTCCAGGTGGGTTCAGGTCTTGGTGTGTTATATATCTAAATATGCAAGGAAAGAAGGAAAGGCAAAGTATTTTGTAGAATATGCTAGTAGAAAAGAATTTTTAATAAGTAGCCTATTTACTTTGGCTGCATTTTTATTCCTGTTGAAGATAGAGGGAATTGTCTTATTTTTTATTTCTTTATTGCCTATATGGGTATTCATAACCTATGTAAAGAAGAAGATAGATGGGGTGACAGGGGATACCATTGGGGCAACAAGTGAAATAGCAGAAGTGAGCATTTTATTTTTTATAATCTCTTTAAGGTATGTACATATTAATTTTTTCTTACCTAGCTGA
- the cobT gene encoding nicotinate-nucleotide--dimethylbenzimidazole phosphoribosyltransferase: protein MEKIKGVINAIEEIDYSLAKKTQRRLDNLTKPQGSLGRLEELAKQIVAITRNENPQFKNKVIFTMAADHGVVEEKISAFPQEVTAQMVYNFLKGGAAINVLARHVGAKVIVVDMGVKERLKVKSERLKVKKIGLGTKNMAKGPAMSKEEAIRSIGAGIEVFEEEFKKGIDIVGIGDMGIGNTTSSSAIVASITGRPVEEVAGRGTGIDDKTLSHKIGVIKRALNINRPVSNDPIDVLSKVGGFEIGGLCGIVLASASKSVPVIIDGFICGAAALMAYSLEPKVKDYMIASHCSAEPGHKAVLKYIGLRPILDLGLRLGEGTGAALAMGIVEASIKILTQMATFKDASVSERIRG from the coding sequence ATGGAGAAGATAAAGGGAGTTATAAATGCCATTGAGGAGATAGATTATAGTTTAGCTAAAAAGACTCAAAGGAGACTTGATAACCTTACAAAGCCACAAGGAAGTCTAGGTAGACTAGAAGAACTTGCTAAACAAATAGTAGCCATTACCAGAAATGAGAATCCTCAATTCAAGAATAAAGTCATATTCACTATGGCTGCAGACCATGGTGTTGTAGAAGAAAAAATCAGTGCCTTTCCTCAAGAGGTGACTGCCCAGATGGTCTATAATTTTCTAAAGGGAGGAGCAGCCATAAATGTCTTGGCAAGGCATGTTGGTGCAAAGGTGATTGTTGTAGATATGGGGGTAAAAGAAAGGTTAAAAGTAAAAAGTGAAAGGTTAAAAGTAAAGAAGATAGGGCTTGGAACAAAAAATATGGCAAAAGGGCCTGCCATGAGTAAAGAGGAGGCAATTAGGTCTATAGGGGCCGGTATAGAGGTATTTGAGGAAGAGTTTAAAAAGGGCATTGATATAGTAGGGATAGGAGATATGGGCATTGGTAATACTACTTCATCAAGCGCCATTGTAGCTTCAATAACAGGTAGGCCAGTAGAGGAGGTTGCAGGAAGGGGAACTGGCATAGATGATAAAACCCTCTCTCATAAGATTGGGGTAATTAAAAGGGCGCTTAATATAAACAGGCCCGTTTCTAATGACCCTATAGATGTCCTTTCTAAGGTGGGCGGATTTGAAATAGGTGGGCTTTGTGGCATAGTGTTGGCCTCAGCTTCTAAAAGTGTCCCAGTAATAATTGATGGGTTTATCTGTGGTGCAGCCGCACTAATGGCATATAGTCTAGAACCAAAGGTAAAAGATTATATGATTGCCTCCCACTGCTCAGCAGAACCAGGTCACAAGGCTGTTTTGAAATATATAGGACTTAGGCCCATTTTGGATTTGGGTTTGCGTCTTGGAGAGGGCACAGGTGCTGCCTTGGCAATGGGCATAGTGGAGGCAAGTATAAAGATATTGACTCAAATGGCTACATTTAAGGATGCCTCTGTTTCAGAAAGGATTAGGGGGTGA
- the cobU gene encoding bifunctional adenosylcobinamide kinase/adenosylcobinamide-phosphate guanylyltransferase, translating to MERKFIFILGGARSGKSGYAVELAKGFSKPPHPNSRCEGKQVAYIATSIWIDKETEKRIEKHKKLRPSYWRVFEEGKDIPSLLNKLKKGYEVVLIDCLTVYISNLLIDRLKDEEIEERIRTLLSFILAMKEDCHIILVSNEVGEGIIPKNQLARQFRDIVGFANQIMAEKADEVIFMHAGIPMKIK from the coding sequence ATGGAAAGAAAATTTATATTTATCCTTGGAGGGGCAAGGAGTGGTAAAAGTGGTTATGCAGTGGAATTAGCTAAAGGTTTTAGTAAACCCCCCCACCCAAATTCTAGGTGTGAGGGTAAACAGGTAGCCTATATTGCTACATCTATTTGGATAGATAAGGAGACAGAAAAGAGGATAGAAAAACACAAAAAATTGAGGCCTTCTTATTGGAGGGTATTTGAGGAGGGAAAAGATATCCCTTCCTTGTTAAATAAACTGAAAAAGGGATATGAAGTGGTCTTAATTGATTGCTTAACGGTTTATATCTCAAATCTTCTAATAGATAGATTAAAAGACGAGGAGATAGAAGAGAGAATAAGGACACTTTTGTCCTTTATTTTAGCCATGAAGGAAGATTGCCACATAATTTTGGTCTCTAATGAGGTTGGAGAAGGTATTATACCTAAAAATCAGTTGGCAAGACAGTTTCGAGATATAGTAGGATTTGCCAATCAAATAATGGCAGAAAAGGCAGATGAGGTCATTTTTATGCATGCAGGCATACCGATGAAAATTAAATAA
- a CDS encoding TonB-dependent receptor plug domain-containing protein — translation MKQKFMLWFMVLWCFLGFSAFAQEEPVKIKEIVVTASRVEEPASEVASATTVLTSKELKEKGIINVVDALREVPGVQIVQTGAFGGLTTPFVRGGGNGQALVMIDGVPVWDPAAPAVGDLAAFLPHLPIEQIDRIEIVRGPQSVLYGPTAMTGVINIITKKGKGKPKIRVFSEGGSYSSFREGAEFLGETKHLKYNLNYMRLDSSGISKATGFPERDGQRFHNFSGNVEGKIGKIKIGTSVNYNSAAKDLDGWDFATSTTTDALGYKEESDLVSVKSYFEHEILPSWRQKLVFSYTNTDRDYTKPYEGHYDGRLYYISWQNNLEFEPFTFITGVDYQRETAAEGSGIEGKNFDHISWFGEGILRWKGLYFSSGIRYYHHETAGDKVTCRIASAYIFPTKTKIHASYGTGFRAPSLYQIHAEFYGMKIGNPDLKPEKSEGYDVGVTQGFFDGKIEADITYFSNWFDNLIIYDLEEWKYQNVATAHTEGIEFTLNTRPVSWLRLSANYTWLNAIDTTNNTWLPRRPMHKGSGTIVFLFKDKADFGLTGTYFGKRFNSQNNKDSLGGYFTVNLSARYYPTSYLTLNLRFQNLFDREYEEVKGYNGLPFMAFLGAELKW, via the coding sequence ATGAAACAGAAATTCATGCTTTGGTTTATGGTTTTATGGTGTTTTTTGGGTTTTTCTGCCTTTGCCCAAGAAGAGCCTGTGAAAATTAAGGAGATCGTAGTTACTGCCAGTAGGGTTGAAGAACCAGCTTCCGAAGTGGCCAGTGCAACCACAGTATTGACTTCCAAAGAGCTAAAAGAAAAGGGTATTATCAATGTTGTAGATGCCTTAAGGGAAGTGCCAGGGGTGCAGATTGTGCAGACAGGTGCATTTGGTGGTTTAACCACCCCTTTTGTTCGTGGTGGGGGAAATGGCCAGGCACTTGTTATGATTGATGGTGTACCTGTGTGGGACCCAGCCGCCCCTGCTGTAGGGGATCTTGCTGCCTTTTTGCCCCATCTCCCTATAGAACAAATTGATAGAATTGAGATTGTAAGGGGACCACAGAGTGTGCTCTATGGCCCAACTGCCATGACAGGTGTTATAAATATCATTACAAAAAAGGGAAAAGGCAAACCAAAGATAAGGGTTTTTAGTGAAGGAGGCTCTTATAGCAGTTTTAGGGAAGGCGCAGAATTTTTAGGAGAGACTAAACACCTAAAATATAATCTTAATTATATGAGATTAGATAGTAGTGGCATATCTAAGGCCACTGGATTCCCAGAAAGGGATGGTCAGCGTTTTCATAATTTTTCAGGAAATGTTGAAGGGAAAATAGGTAAGATAAAAATTGGTACCTCTGTAAATTATAATTCTGCAGCTAAAGATTTAGATGGATGGGATTTTGCTACATCTACTACTACCGATGCCTTAGGCTATAAAGAAGAAAGTGACTTAGTCTCTGTAAAAAGCTATTTTGAACATGAAATTTTGCCATCCTGGAGGCAAAAACTTGTATTTTCTTACACCAATACAGATAGAGATTATACAAAACCCTATGAAGGACATTATGATGGAAGGCTATATTATATTAGCTGGCAAAACAATCTTGAATTTGAGCCTTTTACCTTTATAACAGGCGTTGACTATCAAAGGGAGACAGCAGCCGAGGGTTCAGGTATAGAGGGGAAAAACTTTGACCATATATCCTGGTTTGGTGAGGGTATTCTCAGATGGAAAGGACTCTATTTTTCCTCTGGCATTAGATACTATCATCACGAGACCGCAGGGGATAAGGTTACTTGTCGCATAGCCTCTGCCTATATCTTTCCTACAAAGACCAAGATTCATGCCAGTTATGGAACAGGCTTTAGGGCACCAAGTCTCTATCAAATTCATGCTGAATTTTATGGTATGAAAATTGGGAATCCTGATTTAAAACCAGAGAAAAGCGAGGGATACGATGTGGGAGTTACACAGGGTTTTTTTGATGGAAAGATAGAGGCAGATATAACTTATTTTTCCAATTGGTTTGATAATTTGATTATTTATGATTTGGAAGAGTGGAAATACCAAAATGTGGCTACTGCCCATACAGAGGGTATTGAATTTACCTTAAATACCAGACCTGTTTCTTGGCTTAGATTGTCAGCAAATTATACCTGGCTCAATGCCATTGATACTACTAACAATACCTGGCTCCCTAGGAGGCCAATGCATAAAGGGAGTGGTACCATAGTCTTTCTCTTCAAAGACAAAGCTGATTTTGGCCTAACAGGTACTTATTTTGGAAAGAGATTTAACTCTCAAAATAACAAAGATTCTCTAGGTGGCTACTTTACTGTAAATCTTTCAGCAAGATACTATCCAACCTCCTATTTGACATTGAATCTCCGCTTCCAAAACTTATTTGATAGGGAATATGAAGAGGTAAAAGGTTATAATGGGCTCCCCTTTATGGCCTTTTTGGGGGCAGAGCTTAAGTGGTAA